A section of the Phycodurus eques isolate BA_2022a chromosome 4, UOR_Pequ_1.1, whole genome shotgun sequence genome encodes:
- the ctnnb1 gene encoding LOW QUALITY PROTEIN: catenin beta-1 (The sequence of the model RefSeq protein was modified relative to this genomic sequence to represent the inferred CDS: deleted 1 base in 1 codon), which yields MASQADLMELDMAMEPDRKAAVSHWQQQSYLDSGIHSGATTTAPSLSGKGNPEDDDLDNNQVMYEWEQGFNQNFSQDQVQDLDGQYAMTRAQRVRAAMFPETLEEGMQIPSTQYDTANPTNVQRLAEPSQMLKHAVVNLINYQDDAELATRAIPELTKLLNDEDQVVVNKAAVMVHQLSKKEASRHAIMRSPQMVSAIVRTMQNTNDVETARCTAGTLHNLSHHREGLLAIFKSGGIPALVKMLGSPVDSVLFYAITTLHNLLLHQEGAKMAVRLAGGLQKMVALLNKTNVKFLAITTDCLQILAYGNQESKLIILASGGPQALVNIMRTYTYEKLLWTTSRVLKVLSVCSSNKPAIVEAGGMQALGLHLTDPSQRLVQNCLWTLRNLSDAATKQEGMEGLLGTLVQLLGSDDINVVTCAAGILSNLTCNNYKNKMMVCQVGGIEALVRTVLRAGDREDITEPAICALRHLTSRHQDAEMAQNAVRLHYGLPVVVKLLHPPSHWPLIKATVGLIRNLALCPANHAPLREQGAIPRLVQLLVRAHQDTQRRTSMGGTQQQFVEGVRMEEIVEGCTGALHILARDVHNRIVIRGLNTIPLFVQLLYSPIENIQRVAAGVLCELAQDKEAAEAIEAEGATAPLTELLHSRNEGVATYAAAVLFRMSEDKPQDYKKRLSVELTSSLFRTEPMAWNETAELGLDIGVQGEPLGYRQDDPSYRSFHSGGYGADSMGMEPMMDHDLGGGHHPSQDYTPVEGLPDLGHTQELIEGLPPGDSNQLAWFDTDL from the exons ATGGCTTCCCAGG CTGATTTGATGGAGCTTGACATGGCTATGGAGCCTGACCGGAAGGCAGCAGTCAGCCACTGGCAGCAACAGTCCTACCTGGATTCAGGCATCCATTCAGGGGCTACGACTACAGCACCCTCCCTCAGCGGGAAAGGAAATCCTGAAGACGATGATCTTGACAACAACCAGGTCATGTACGAGTGGGAGCAGGGCTTCAACCAGAATTTCTCCCAGGATCAAGTCCAAG ACTTGGACGGTCAGTATGCCATGACCCGTGCCCAGCGGGTGCGTGCAGCAATGTTCCCAGAGACTCTTGAGGAGGGCATGCAGATTCCTTCCACACAA TATGATACAGCAAATCCTACCAATGTCCAGAGACTAGCAGAACCTTCACAAATGCTCAAACATGCTGTGGTCAATCTGATCAACTATCAGGACGACGCTGAGCTCGCAACCAGAGCCATACCGGAACTCACCAAACTACTCAATGACGAGGACCAG GTTGTTGTAAACAAAGCAGCAGTGATGGTGCACCAGCTATCGAAAAAAGAAGCTTCCCGTCATGCCATCATGCGCTCCCCTCAGATGGTGTCTGCCATAGTCAGGACAATGCAGAACACAAATGATGTGGAAACTGCTCGCTGCACTGCAGGGACTCTCCACAATCTCTCTCATCACAGAGAGGGGCTGCTGGCTATCTTCAAGTCTGGTGGAATCCCAGCGCTCGTCAAAATGCTTGG TTCACCAGTGGACTCGGTCCTGTTCTATGCCATTACCACCCTTCACAACCTTCTCCTGCACCAGGAAGGAGCTAAAATGGCGGTTCGTTTGGCTGGTGGCCTTCAGAAAATGGTGGCCCTgctcaacaaaacaaatgtcaagTTCCTTGCCATCACCACAGATTGTCTGCAAATCTTGGCCTATGGAAACCAAGAAAGCAAG CTAATAATCCTGGCCAGTGGGGGCCCTCAAGCACTGGTGAACATCATGAGGACTTACACCTATGAGAAGTTGCTGTGGACCACAAGCAGAGTACTTAAAGTCTTGTCAGTCTGCTCCAGTAACAAACCTGCCATCGTAGAAGCTG GAGGCATGCAGGCTCTTGGACTCCACCTGACAGACCCCAGCCAGAGACTGGTCCAGAACTGTCTCTGGACTCTCAGGAATTTATCAGATGCTGCTACCAAACAG GAGGGTATGGAAGGTCTTTTGGGGACCCTGGTCCAACTCCTTGGTAGTGATGACATTAACGTGGTGACCTGCGCTGCCGGCATACTGTCAAACCTGACGTGCAACAACTACAAGAACAAGATGATGGTCTGTCAG gtcggtggaattgaggctCTGGTTCGCACTGTGCTTCGGGCTGGAGACAGAGAAGACATTACAGAACCGGCCATCTGCGCTCTGCGTCACCTCACATCCCGACACCAGGATGCCGAGATGGCCCAGAATGCAGTCAGGCTGCATTATGGGCTGCCAGTTGTTGTCAAATTGTTGCATCCGCCATCACATTGGCCACTGATTAAG GCTACTGTCGGTCTGATCCGTAACCTGGCACTGTGCCCCGCAAACCACGCCCCTCTGAGGGAGCAGGGGGCCATTCCTAGACTGGTTCAGCTCCTGGTCAGAGCTCACCAGGACACGCAGAGACGCACCAGCATGGGAGGCACGCAGCAGCAGTTTGTG GAGGGCGTTCGCATGGAGGAGATTGTTGAGGGTTGCACAGGAGCCCTTCACATCCTTGCTAGAGATGTCCACAACAGAATAGTCATCCGAGGACTTAACACAATTCCACTCTTTGTACAG CTCTTATATTCTCCCATTGAGAACATCCAGCGTGTGGCAGCAGGTGTCCTGTGTGAACTGGCCCAGGACAAAGAGGCTGCCGAGGCCATCGAGGCCGAGGGAGCCACCGCCCCGCTGACGGAGCTCTTGCACAGCCGCAACGAAGGAGTCG CCACATATGCAGCAGCAGTTTTATTCCGGATGTCAGAGGACAAACCTCAAGACTACAAGAAACGCCTCTCCGTAGAACTCACAAGCTCGCTCTTCAGGACGGAACCAATGGCCTGGAACGAA ACTGCAGAGCTTGGCCTGGACATCGGTGTTCAGGGAGAGCCTCTAGGCTACAGACAGGATG ACCCGAGCTACCGTTCCTTCCACTCGGGAGGTTATGGCGCAGACTCTATGGGCATGGAGCCCATGATGGACCACGATCTGGGTGggggccaccaccccagtcAGGACTACACCCCAGTAGAGGGGCTTCCTGACCTGGGGCACACCCAGGAACTGATCGAAGGCCTACCACCTGGTGACTCCAACCAACTGGCCTGGTTTGACACAGACTTGTAA